The proteins below come from a single Oncorhynchus keta strain PuntledgeMale-10-30-2019 chromosome 32, Oket_V2, whole genome shotgun sequence genomic window:
- the LOC118365251 gene encoding proline-rich protein 29-like isoform X1 has protein sequence MAGTDDTDPQFQQWNQDAQNVQMIQQPASQQPTTILQQLPAAMSSPTPSIRPGHVKQDLVEMMMIQNAQMHQVIMNNMTMSAFSSFGHSQVHPPSTSEEEDPEVYHYHYQPTPAYLPYPTWLPPPLPNPSLVYRNTPEPLELAPSPHRDTTRRAVPPPPPPSTTRTVGADVPPATDYYDAAERRQ, from the exons ATGGCAGGGACAGATGATACTGACCCACAGTTTCAGCAGTGGAACCAGGACGCACAGAATGTGCAGATGATTCAACAGCCT GCTTCCCAGCAGCCCACAACCATCCTCCAGCAGCTCCCTGCTGCTATGTCAtctcccactccctccatccGGCCAGGACACGTTAAGCAGG ACCTGGTGGAGATGATGATGATCCAAAATGCTCAGATGCACCAGGTCATCATGAACAACATGACCATGTCAGCCTTCAGCTCATTTGGCCATTCCCAGGTCCACCCTCCGTCTACCTCTGAG GAGGAGGATCCAGAGGTGTACCACTACCATTACcagcctaccccggcctaccTGCCCTACCCAACCTGGTTGCCTCCACCCCTGCCGAACCCTAGCCTGGTCTACCGCAACACCCCTGAACCCCTAGAGCTAGCACCCtcaccacacagagacaccacCAG GAGGGCGGTcccacctcctcccccacccAGCACTACCAGGACCGTGGGGGCTGACGTCCCTCCAGCAACAG ATTACTATGATGCTGCGGAGAGAAGACAGTGA
- the LOC118365251 gene encoding proline-rich protein 29-like isoform X2: MIQQPASQQPTTILQQLPAAMSSPTPSIRPGHVKQDLVEMMMIQNAQMHQVIMNNMTMSAFSSFGHSQVHPPSTSEEEDPEVYHYHYQPTPAYLPYPTWLPPPLPNPSLVYRNTPEPLELAPSPHRDTTRRAVPPPPPPSTTRTVGADVPPATDYYDAAERRQ; encoded by the exons ATGATTCAACAGCCT GCTTCCCAGCAGCCCACAACCATCCTCCAGCAGCTCCCTGCTGCTATGTCAtctcccactccctccatccGGCCAGGACACGTTAAGCAGG ACCTGGTGGAGATGATGATGATCCAAAATGCTCAGATGCACCAGGTCATCATGAACAACATGACCATGTCAGCCTTCAGCTCATTTGGCCATTCCCAGGTCCACCCTCCGTCTACCTCTGAG GAGGAGGATCCAGAGGTGTACCACTACCATTACcagcctaccccggcctaccTGCCCTACCCAACCTGGTTGCCTCCACCCCTGCCGAACCCTAGCCTGGTCTACCGCAACACCCCTGAACCCCTAGAGCTAGCACCCtcaccacacagagacaccacCAG GAGGGCGGTcccacctcctcccccacccAGCACTACCAGGACCGTGGGGGCTGACGTCCCTCCAGCAACAG ATTACTATGATGCTGCGGAGAGAAGACAGTGA
- the LOC118365252 gene encoding telethonin-like, with amino-acid sequence MQVCTVVEKRAGAVVGAELACSVHEENQAQRESYKADWNSVNMKTRAMDRQTMNMNDDSRRETYTRQWEAHSLAQACPSGVYRVGTVERGVREHQLLPKRNTLPLPIFTPAQLGIRLGRGAPHTEEDLRPFPISDGVCPGKRAVVEITQDLPPAKPLRMEFAKAPKALGRSVSQEAQRG; translated from the exons ATGCAGGTGTGTACCGTTGTTGAGAAGCGTGCTGGGGCCGTGGTGGGGGCTGAGCTGGCCTGCAGCGTACACGAAgagaaccaggctcagagggagAGCTACAAAGCCGACTGGAACAGTGTTAACATGAAGACCCGGGCCATGGACAG GCAGACAATGAACATGAACGATGACTCTCGTAGGGAGACCTACACTCGTCAGTGGGAGGCTCACTCTCTGGCCCAGGCCTGTCCCTCGGGGGTGTACAGAGTGGGCACCGTGGAGAGGGGTGTGAGAGAGCACCAACTTCTGCCCAAGAGGAACACCCTGCCGCTGCCAATATTCACCCCTGCACAGCTGGGCATCCGGCTGGGTCGCGGAGCACCACACACCGAGGAGGACCTCCGTCCCTTCCCCATCTCCGACGGTGTCTGCCCTGGCAAGAGGGCCGTGGTCGAGATCACACAGGACCTGCCTCCCGCCAAGCCACTCAGGATGGAGTTCGCCAAGGCGCCCAAAGCACTGGGCCGCTCCGTGTCACAGGAGGCCCAGAGAGGGTGA